The stretch of DNA GGAGGGGGATCGGAACTGTGATGCTGCCGAAGGGGCAGCTGTCACAGGAGCATACCCTCATGTCCGATCTCTTCGCCGCCGCCGCCGCATCCGACCGCCTTGCCGCCCAGGCCCTGCTCCCCCTGCTGCGCAGCGGGGCCCCCATCACCCGCCGCCAGCTCAACGAAGCGATGACGAGCGCCTTTGGCGGCAGCGACGCCGACGGCCGCTGGACACAGCGCGACAGTTTCGAACTCCTGGAGCACGCGACCGCCCTCTATCTGCGCGAGAAGCCCTATGCTCTCGAGAGCTTCGCCGACGTGACGCAGGCCCATGCGCTCGTCCAGCGCCTGCCGACCCAGACCGTGCGCAGCGAAGCGCAGATCGCCTGGCAGCAATTCTCGACGCCCGCCGATATCGCGGCGCTCGCGGTGCTGCTCGCCGACGTCGGGCCGCAGGACGTGGTGCTCGAACCCAGCGCGGGCAATGGTCTTCTCGTCGCACAGCTCGGAGATCATCGGTCGCTGCAGCTCAACGAACTCGATCCCACGCGGCGTTCGCGCCTGGCGGCCCTGTTCCCCGAAGCCCTCATCACCGGGCATGACGGCGCCGCGATCGGGTCGCTCATGGCCCGGCAGGAGCGGCCGAGCGTCATCCTGATGAACCCGCCCTTCTCGCGCTCGCTGGGCCGCGGCGCCGACGACCTAGCCGCTGTCCGGCACCTCCAGGCGGCACTGCGCCACCTTGCCCCGGCTGGACGCCTGGTCGCGATCATGCCCGACTGGTTTGGCCCCAGTGCGCGCATGCACGACCATTTCGAAACCGTGCTGCGCGAGGCGAGCGTACGGACATCGCTGCGGCTCGAAAAATGCTACACCAAGCATGGCACGAGCATCGCCGTGCGGGTCTTCGTCATCGACAAGGTCGCGGGAAACGCGCCGCCCGCCGTCATCCAGCGCGCATCGGTCGAAGAACTGGCCGCGGTCCTCACCGTGCCGCCGCGTGCCGCGCCGCCCGTCGTGGCAGCGCCCGTCCGCGCGGCGCCGGTGTCCGGCAAAGGCATCTCGCTCTTCCGCGCGGTCAAGAGCGCTCCGGTCAAGCCGCGCGCCTATTTCGCACCGGCGCGCAACGACGTCCTCCCGGTCGATTATGAACGCCTTGAGGCCCCGGCACCGCTGCTGGAGCAGACCGGCGTCTATCTGCCCTATCGGCCGAGCCGCATCGTATTTGACAAAGCGGGCGAGCACCCGACCGCACTCGTCGAATCCGTCGCGATGGGATCGATCGCCGCTCCCATCCCGCACTATGTGCCCCGCTTGCCCGAGCGCACCGTGTCGGAACGCCTGCTGTCGGCCTCCCAGCTCGAAACCGTCGTCTATGCGGGCCATGCCTGGTCGCAGACCCTCCCGGGCCGCTTCAACCCGGACAGGGAGGGCGTCGGGCTCGTGCTCGCCGAGGACGGGCGGACCTATCGCAAGGGCTTTTTCCTGGGCGACGGCACCGGGGCCGGCAAGGGCCGGCAGGTCGCGGCCTGCATCCTCGACAACTGGCTGCAGGGCCGGCGGCGCAACATCTGGGTCACCAAGAACGAGCCGCTGCTCGAAGATGCGCGGCGCGACTGGACCGCGCTCGGCGGGGTCTCGGCCGATGTGCAGCCGGTCGGCAACTGGAAGATCGACGAGCCCATCACCCTCGAGCAGGGCGTCCTGTTCGTCACCTATCCGACCCTGCGCTCAGCGCGCGGTGAACATAGCCGGCTCAAGCAGATCCTCGACTGGGCGGGCGAGGATTTCGAGGGCGTCATCTTCTTCGACGAAGCACATGAGATGGGTGGCGTCGCTGGTGGGGAGGGGGCCCTTGGCGCCAAAGCCGGCTCGCAGCAGGGCATCTGCGGCGTGCTCCTCCAGAACCATCTACCCGGCGCGCGCGTCGGCTACGCTTCGGCCACCGGCGCCTCGGACATCAACAATCTCGCCTATGCGGTCCGGCTCGGGCTCTGGGGGCCCGAAACCTCCTTCCCCGATCGCGAGCAGTTCATCTCCTCGATCCGGCAAGGCGGCATCGCCGCGATGGAACTGGTCGCCCGCGATCTCAAGGCCAGCGGCCTCTATCTCGCCCGCGCCCTGAGCTTTGCCGGGGTCGAATATGACATATTGAAGCACGAGCTGACCCCGGCGCAGATCGAGATCTACGACATCTATGCCGATGCCTGGGCGATCATCCATCGCAACATGGAGGCCGCCCTCGAGCTGACCGGCGTGGTCGACGGCCTCGAAGGCAATACGCTCAACAGCGGCGCCAAGGCCTCGGCACGCTCGCGCTTCGAATCGACCAAGCAGCGCTTCTTCGGACAGGTGCTCCTGTCGATGAAACTTCCCACCGTGATCGCGGCGGCCGAGCAGCATCTCGCCGAAGGCAAATCGGTGGTCATGCAGCTTGTCACCACGGCCGAGTCCATCCTCGACCGCCGCCTGGGCCAGCTCGCCCCGGACGAGCGCGCCGAACTCGATATCGACCTCAGCCCGCGCGAATATGTCATCGACTATCTCGAACGCGCCTTTCCGACCCGGCAAATGCGCGTCTTCACCGACGACACCGGGGCCGAGCGCTCGGTGCCGATGGACGACGAGAACGGCAATCCGGTCTATAATCCGCAGGCGCTCGCGGCGCGCGCCAATCTCATCGAGCAGCTTTGCGCGCTACCGCCGATCACCTCCGCGCTCGACGGGCTTCTCAATCATTTCGGCCATGACAATGTCGCCGAGATCACAGGACGCACCAAGCGGCTGATCCAGGCGAGCGACGGGCGCCAGAAGCTCGAGACCCGCTCGACCCGAACCAGCCAGGCCGAGGCCGCCGCCTTCATGGGGGGCCTCAAGCGCATCCTCATCTTCAGCGACGCGGGCGGGACTGGCCGCTCCTATCATGCGAGCCTCGATGCGGTGAACCAGGAGCAGCGGGCCCATCTCCTGCTCGAACCCGGCTGGCGGGCCGACCGGGCGATCCAGGGTCTGGGGCGCACCCATCGCACGCATCAGGCCTGCACGCCCCTGTTCCGGCCGGTAACCACCGACTGCAAGGGCGAGCTGCGCTTCACCAGCACCATCGCCCGGCGCCTCGATACGCTGGGCGCGCTGACACGGGGGCAACGCCAGACCGGAGGACAGAATCTCTTCGACCCCGCCGACAATCTGGAAAGCAGCTACGCCTGCGCGGCGCTGACGAGCTGGTTCCACCTCCTGCATCTCGGCAAGCTCAAGAGCACCACGCTCGCCGAGTTCGAGGAGCGCACCGGCCTCGAGCTCACCGACAAGGACGGCGTGCTGAAGGACGAGCTGCCGCCGATCCAGCGCTGGCTGAACCGCTTGCTTGCGCTCCCGATCGGGTTGCAGAACCGGATCTTCGAGGAGTTTCTCGCTCTTGTCGAAACCCGGGTACAGGCCGCACGCGAAGCGGGGCGGCTCGACGTCGGCGTGGAGACCATGCTCGTCGATACCGCGACGATCATCGACGACACGATCCTGCGCACCGATCCGGTCAGCGGCGCGACCTCCCACCTCCTCACGATCGAGGTGGCGCGTCGCAAGACGCCTGTCTCGCTTGAGCGCATCCTGCGCATCGCTGAAAGTCATCCCCGCCACGCCTTCCTGCGCAATGCCAAGTCCGGCCTGGTCGCACTGCAAGTGAAGGCCCGCGCCCATATGGAAGAGAAGGACGGGACGCCCATCCCTCGCATCGAACTCATGCGCCCGACCCGCAATGATTATATGCGCCTTGCCGATCTTGCCGAAACCGCCTGGTCACCGATCGACGAGGAGACCTTCCGCGCGCTCTGGGCCGCCGAGGCCGAAGCGGCGGCGGCGCAGGTCGATACCGAGACGATCCGGCTCGCGACCGGGCTCCTGCTGCCAATCTGGTCAGCGCTTCCGAGCGACCATCTCGTCGTCAACCGCATCGCCGACCAGAGCGGCCAGTCCTGGCTCGGCCGCATCGTCTTCGATGATCATGTCGTGCAGCTCTACACCAAGCTCGGCCTCGATCGCGCCGAGAACCTGCCGCCCGGCGATATCGTCAAGTCCGCGCTCGGCGGACGTAGCGTCGAACTGACGCAGCCGTTCCCGATGGCGATCAAGCGCGCTGTGGTGAACGGTCTGCCCCGCATCGAACTGGTGGGCGCGCCGCCCGCGCAGCTTGCCTATCTCAAATCGCTTGGCTGCTTCACCGAGATCATCAGCTACCGCACGCGCGTGTTCGTGCCGGTGGAAGGCGCTGCCGACATCCTCGGCCGGCTGCTTAGGCCAGAGGCCCGAGCGGCATAGCCACGATCAGGCTCGCGGCATCCGGCTCGATTTCCAACCCCGCCAGGGGCTGGGTCAGCAGCATGGCCGCGAGCGCCGCCTGGGTCGTCGCCGCGCCAGCCTTGTCGCCCGCCTGTTCGAGCAATTGAACTGCCTTGCGGATCAGGCCGACCGCAAGCGCCCTCTTGTCATGTACCGCGTCCATCGCATCCACTCGTGCTGGTGCCATGGGCCTAGGATAGCATAAGCCCCGCCGCCCGCTACGGGGTGATGTGGCTGGCCGTCCGATCAAAGCGTCGCGAGTGGCCCTTTCTCGATAAAATCCGGCCATGTGCTGCCATAGTCGCGCAGCAGCGCGGACGAGCAGATCACCGTCATGGCGCTTCCCGCCTGCTGGCGCTTGAGGCGGGTGAGACCTGCATAGACCAGTGCGAGCGACCGCTCGCCCGCATTCTCGTCCACATAGATCACCAGGAGCGGCGATTCCCAGCCCTTGAAGCTGTGCAGGGTCGTGGCCTTCACGCGAGCGTCGCCCATGTAGAAGGCCATCTTTTCGCGCCGGCGCTCCTGCATGTCGGGCGCGAAGGTGGCGACGCTGGCAATGTCGCGGTCGGCGAGCGCAGAGACGACCATCGCGCCTACCGAGGCGTCGGCGGCAAGGAAGGTGATATCGGCATTGGCCAGGGCCTTCCCCGTCCGCCGCATCATTCCGACGATCTCTGTGACGCAGGTCTCGATTCTGTGCTGCGACGTGCACTGCACCCAGCGCAGGGACACCGGGAACAGATCGAGCGATGCTTGTGGCGGACTGGGCAACTCAACGCCCTCTTCCGGCAGAAAGCTGGTCACGAAGCTCTGGATCAGCGGCAGGGTGGCGGGCGGCAGGCGATAGCTGACGTCGAGCTGCGCCCAGGCGCCACGAAACCCCGCGCCCGCCATTGCCTCGTTGGTCCAGGCCTGGGCCGTCCCATAGACATCCTGCGTGGCATCTGCCGCAAGGATCATCTCCCCGCCAGGCTTCAGAAACCGTCGCAGCGTATTCCACCAGAGTGGGCGATAGTCCTGCCCTTCATCGACCAGGATCGCGTCGTAGCGCGGGCTGTCCTCCTCGGCCGCGGCCGAAGCGACAAGGCTGGGAAGGGCAGCTTCCATCACCGATGCGCCGTCTCCGCTTTTCCACAGCTCGTCATAGGCCTCGCTCCACCCCACCTCCATGCAGACCTGCTTGCACCAGCTGTGGAAGTTGACGAACACGACATTGCGGTGGCCCCCGCGCACCTTGAGCGCGCGCACGACGAGATCGCGCAGATAGTGCCAGAGGGTGATGTTGAAGGTCGCGACCAGCACCGACTTTCCCTCGTCGGCAAGGCGCGCGGCCCGCGCTGCGAGGACGAGCGACTTGCCCGACCCGGCGGGCCCCTTGATCCGGCGATAGCCGCTCTCGGTTCGGGTCTCGGCTAGCTGCCGCTGGTTTGCGTCCATCTCCAGCGGTCGGCGCTGCGTGACCGAGAAATCAGGTTCCACCAGCCATCCACGCAGGTCGGCCGCGATGTCCTCGCGCATGAGCATCGAGTGCCGGCGCTGCGATTCCGGCATGATCAAATCGATCCGGCCGGCGGCGAGCTCCACCCGACCGCTGACCGGTTGATAGCGCGCCAGAGGATCATTCTCATCGCGCGTCAGGAAGCCGGCGAAGAGGTCGCGCACGCGCCGGCTGTCGGCGAAGGGGAAAATCACGCCCGCCGTCACCGCGGCAAAGCCGGCATTCTGCTTCAGGCGAGAGCAGTAGAGCTTGTAGACCGCATCTCGGTAATGATTGACCTTGGTGACGGGGTTCTGCGCCGCAAGGGAAAAGCTCTTTCCGTCCTTGCGCCCGTGCAGGTCCCGGCCGCCGGCGGGCACGAAATAGTGCATCGCATCGAGGTTCCAGTCCTTTACCTCGAAGACGGCGATTCCCACCGAGCGGTTTAATAAAACG from Sphingomonas bisphenolicum encodes:
- a CDS encoding strawberry notch-like NTP hydrolase domain-containing protein: MSDLFAAAAASDRLAAQALLPLLRSGAPITRRQLNEAMTSAFGGSDADGRWTQRDSFELLEHATALYLREKPYALESFADVTQAHALVQRLPTQTVRSEAQIAWQQFSTPADIAALAVLLADVGPQDVVLEPSAGNGLLVAQLGDHRSLQLNELDPTRRSRLAALFPEALITGHDGAAIGSLMARQERPSVILMNPPFSRSLGRGADDLAAVRHLQAALRHLAPAGRLVAIMPDWFGPSARMHDHFETVLREASVRTSLRLEKCYTKHGTSIAVRVFVIDKVAGNAPPAVIQRASVEELAAVLTVPPRAAPPVVAAPVRAAPVSGKGISLFRAVKSAPVKPRAYFAPARNDVLPVDYERLEAPAPLLEQTGVYLPYRPSRIVFDKAGEHPTALVESVAMGSIAAPIPHYVPRLPERTVSERLLSASQLETVVYAGHAWSQTLPGRFNPDREGVGLVLAEDGRTYRKGFFLGDGTGAGKGRQVAACILDNWLQGRRRNIWVTKNEPLLEDARRDWTALGGVSADVQPVGNWKIDEPITLEQGVLFVTYPTLRSARGEHSRLKQILDWAGEDFEGVIFFDEAHEMGGVAGGEGALGAKAGSQQGICGVLLQNHLPGARVGYASATGASDINNLAYAVRLGLWGPETSFPDREQFISSIRQGGIAAMELVARDLKASGLYLARALSFAGVEYDILKHELTPAQIEIYDIYADAWAIIHRNMEAALELTGVVDGLEGNTLNSGAKASARSRFESTKQRFFGQVLLSMKLPTVIAAAEQHLAEGKSVVMQLVTTAESILDRRLGQLAPDERAELDIDLSPREYVIDYLERAFPTRQMRVFTDDTGAERSVPMDDENGNPVYNPQALAARANLIEQLCALPPITSALDGLLNHFGHDNVAEITGRTKRLIQASDGRQKLETRSTRTSQAEAAAFMGGLKRILIFSDAGGTGRSYHASLDAVNQEQRAHLLLEPGWRADRAIQGLGRTHRTHQACTPLFRPVTTDCKGELRFTSTIARRLDTLGALTRGQRQTGGQNLFDPADNLESSYACAALTSWFHLLHLGKLKSTTLAEFEERTGLELTDKDGVLKDELPPIQRWLNRLLALPIGLQNRIFEEFLALVETRVQAAREAGRLDVGVETMLVDTATIIDDTILRTDPVSGATSHLLTIEVARRKTPVSLERILRIAESHPRHAFLRNAKSGLVALQVKARAHMEEKDGTPIPRIELMRPTRNDYMRLADLAETAWSPIDEETFRALWAAEAEAAAAQVDTETIRLATGLLLPIWSALPSDHLVVNRIADQSGQSWLGRIVFDDHVVQLYTKLGLDRAENLPPGDIVKSALGGRSVELTQPFPMAIKRAVVNGLPRIELVGAPPAQLAYLKSLGCFTEIISYRTRVFVPVEGAADILGRLLRPEARAA
- a CDS encoding NERD domain-containing protein, giving the protein MTPGERVVLEFFDAHLDPEWEIYCQPHLNGLRPDFVLLNRSVGIAVFEVKDWNLDAMHYFVPAGGRDLHGRKDGKSFSLAAQNPVTKVNHYRDAVYKLYCSRLKQNAGFAAVTAGVIFPFADSRRVRDLFAGFLTRDENDPLARYQPVSGRVELAAGRIDLIMPESQRRHSMLMREDIAADLRGWLVEPDFSVTQRRPLEMDANQRQLAETRTESGYRRIKGPAGSGKSLVLAARAARLADEGKSVLVATFNITLWHYLRDLVVRALKVRGGHRNVVFVNFHSWCKQVCMEVGWSEAYDELWKSGDGASVMEAALPSLVASAAAEEDSPRYDAILVDEGQDYRPLWWNTLRRFLKPGGEMILAADATQDVYGTAQAWTNEAMAGAGFRGAWAQLDVSYRLPPATLPLIQSFVTSFLPEEGVELPSPPQASLDLFPVSLRWVQCTSQHRIETCVTEIVGMMRRTGKALANADITFLAADASVGAMVVSALADRDIASVATFAPDMQERRREKMAFYMGDARVKATTLHSFKGWESPLLVIYVDENAGERSLALVYAGLTRLKRQQAGSAMTVICSSALLRDYGSTWPDFIEKGPLATL